A section of the Oryza sativa Japonica Group chromosome 1, ASM3414082v1 genome encodes:
- the LOC4325137 gene encoding transcription factor PCF7 codes for MRNAKAAIDELPDRAEAPPPPAAASTEQPEATEQATSTSYGFGNTTGGTMTSAASAAAGSFLPHSLGADRVSDSVKSLFPSSSTASGAASAGHDEYRGSPPDLLSRTTSNQQPQELCLTLQSNQHQIFSHVSSNHHGMISSAGVPGWPDHSQRMQAWHAPENSTGDGRGGGNGDGYMFAMPSRQGLDQSQLFSHGEPLQSSGRGWASARAWLDPLAVAAIHHQPSTMAAGQVGFGHLVGGAGGGGGFMGFLAPAAQRLEGEEEHGSEVIR; via the coding sequence ATGCGCAACGCCAAGGCCGCCATCGACGAGCTCCCCGACCGCGCcgaggccccgccgccgcccgccgcggcgtcgacggAGCAGCCCGAGGCCACCGAGCAGGCGACCTCGACGTCCTACGGGTTCGGCAACACTACCGGCGGCACCATGACCAGCGCCGCGTCGGCCGCTGCTGGCTCCTTCCTTCCACATTCGCTGGGGGCAGATCGAGTCTCCGACAGCGTCAAGTCCCTGTTCCCCTCCTCGTCCACAGccagcggcgccgcctccgccggacaCGACGAGTACAGGGGATCCCCGCCGGACCTCCTGTCGCGCACGACAAGCAACCAGCAGCCGCAGGAGCTGTGCCTCACCCTACAGTCGAACCAGCACCAGATCTTCAGCCATGTCTCGTCGAACCACCACGGTATGATCTCGAGTGCAGGCGTTCCAGGTTGGCCCGACCACAGCCAGAGAATGCAGGCATGGCATGCCCCGGAGAACAGCACAGgagacggccgcggcggcggcaatggcgacgGCTACATGTTCGCCATGCCGTCGCGGCAAGGGCTGGACCAGAGCCAGCTCTTCTCGCATGGGGAACCCCTTCAGTCCAGCGGTCGCGGGTGGGCGTCAGCCCGCGCATGGCTAGACCCCCTCGCAGTCGCAGCCATCCACCACCAGCCGTCGACAATGGCTGCCGGACAGGTCGGCTTCGGCCATCTCgttggcggcgccggtggcggcggcgggtttaTGGGGTTTCtcgcgccggcggcgcagcggcttgagggcgaggaggagcacGGAAGTGAGGTGATCAGGTGA
- the LOC4325138 gene encoding RING-H2 finger protein ATL39 gives MDRTSAVPGRVSDPGSAWFGGGERSSSAGPGRNVRLIATAVAAFVSVLGLALFLHLYVCHVRRRNRRRAAEAAALATVNAGAPPKQVGLDPSAIAALPTAAYGKVAGGDAAGGTTECAICLGAMQEADAVRVLPACRHVFHVACIDKWLASSSSCPVCRAGVEPPPPPPSTAAARCVHEKQDAEKEEAAAGSSAPVRVLGASLMKMLSRERPSPRRQPGVHAVEMEDLESQLPRPQQQ, from the coding sequence atggatcggaCGTCAGCCGTGCCGGGGAGAGTGAGCGACCCGGGGTCCGCgtggttcggcggcggcgagaggagctcgtcggccggGCCGGGGCGCAACGTGCggctcatcgccaccgccgtcgccgcgttcGTGTCCGTGCTCGGGCTGGCCCTGTTCCTCCACCTCTACGTCTGCCACGTACGCCGCCGGAACCGCAGGCGCGCGGCGGAAGCGGCCGCGCTGGCGACCGTGAACGCGGGGGCGCCGCCCAAGCAGGTCGGGCTGGACCCGTCGGCCATCGCGGCGCTGCCGACCGCGGCGTACGGGAaggtggcgggcggcgacgcggcgggcggcaCCACCGAGTGCGCCATCTGCCTCGGCGCCATGCAGGAGGCGGACGCGGTGCGCGTGCTGCCGGCCTGCCGCCACGTGTTCCACGTCGCCTGCATCGACAAGTGGCTCGCGTCCAGCTCGTCGTGCCCGGTCTGCCGCGCCGGggtggagccgccgccgccgcctccgtcaacggcggcggcgaggtgcgtGCACGAGAAGCAGGAcgcggagaaggaggaggcggccgccggtAGCTCGGCGCCGGTGCGGGTGCTCGGCGCGTCGCTAATGAAGATGCTGAGCAGGGAGAGACCGTCGCCGAGGAGGCAGCCGGGAGTCCACGCCGTGGAAATGGAAGACTTGGAAAGCCAGCTGCCGCGGCCGCAACAGCAGTAG